One segment of Cottoperca gobio chromosome 24, fCotGob3.1, whole genome shotgun sequence DNA contains the following:
- the daam1b gene encoding disheveled-associated activator of morphogenesis 1b isoform X1, with protein sequence MAPRKRGGGGRSGLSFIFCCFNSSDHPEITYRLREDFALQAMEPPLPMPGYDELDGMFSELVDELDLSEKHREAMFALPAEKKWHIYCSKKKEQEENKSATSWPEYYIDQLNSMAARTTLLALEKEDEEERNKTIESLKTALRTQPMRFVTRFIDLDGLTCILNFLKSMDYETTESQIHTSLIGCIKALMNNSQGRAHVLSHSESINSIAQSLATENIKTKVAVLEIMGAVCLVPGGHKKILEAMLHYQRFACERTRFQTLINDLDRSTGRYRDEVNLKTAIMSFINAVLSQGAGETSLEFRIHLRYEFLMLGIQPVIDKLRSHENSTLDRHLDYFEMLRNEDELALSKRFESAHIDTKSATQVFDLIRKKMNHTDAHPHFMSVLHHCLLMPHKRSGNTVQYWLLLDRIVQQMVLQNDKGHDPDVTPLENFNVKNVVRMLVNENEVKQWKEQAEKMRKEHHELQQRFDKKERECDAKTQEKEDMMQTLNKMKEKLEKESTEHKSVKQQVSELTARLHELSIRQAAVVPGGPPLAPGPPGGPLPPPPLPSFGGMCPPPPPPPGAMMPPPPPPPPPPGGPPPPPGHPPIGGIPPPPGAPLGPSLKKKNIPQPSNALKSFNWAKLAENKLEGTVWMEVDDAKVFKILDLDDIEKTFSAYQRQQDFFMINNSKQKEAEDDTLSSKKVKELSVIDGRRAQNCNILLSRLKLSNEEMKRAILTMDEQEDLPKDMLEQLLKFVPEKSDVDLLEEHKHELDRMAKADRFFYEMSRINHYQQRLQSLYFKKKFAERIAELKPKVEALSRASKEILHSRNLKQLLEVVLAFGNYMNKGQRGNAYGFKVSSLNKIADTKSSIDKNITLLHYLITILEKKYPKVLMFQEDLQSLSDAAKVNMTELEKDIGNLRSGLKSVESELEYQQKRPQELGDKFVSVVSQFITVASFSFSDVEDSLIEAKELFLRAVKHFGEDAGKMQPDEFFGIFDQFLQSFTEAQQENENMRKRKEEEERRAKMEAQLKEQREKERKARKAKANGEDDGGEFDDLVSALRSGEVFDKDLSKMKRNRKRINSQNTDASRERPVTKLNF encoded by the exons ATGGCTCCTCGGAAACGTGGCGGCGGCGGCCGCAGTGgcctctccttcatcttctgctGTTTTAACAGCAGCGATCACCCGGAGATCACCTACAGGCTCAGGGAGGACTTTGCCCTGCAGGCCATGGAGCCACCACTGCCGATGCCCGGATATGATGAGCTGGATGGCATGTTCTCCGAGTTGGTG GACGAGCTCGACCTTTCAGAGAAACACAGGGAAGCCATGTTCGCTCTGCCTGCAGAGAAGAAATGGCACATCTACTGCAGCAAAAAGAAG gaacaagaagaaaacaaaagtgcaactagTTGGCCAGAGTACTACATCGATCAGCTCAATTCAATGGCAGCT AGAACGACGCTCCTCGCTCTGGAGAAAGAAGACGAGGAAGAGAGGAACAAAACCATCGAGAGCTTGAAGACGGCTCTGAGGACACAACCTATGAG GTTCGTGACCCGTTTTATCGACCTGGACGGCCTCACGTGTATCCTAAACTTCCTGAAGAGCATGGACTATGAGACCACAGAGTCGCAGATCCAcacgtctctgattggctgcatcAAAGCTCTGATGAACAACTCGCAGGGCCGCGCCCACGTCCTCTCTCACTCCGAGAGCATCAACAGCATCGCTCAGAGCCTGGCCACGGAGAACATCAAGACCAAGGTGGCGGTGCTGGAGATCATGGGCGCCGTGTGTTTGGTGCCCGGTGGACACAAAAAGATCCTGGAGGCCATGCTGCACTACCAACGCTTCGCCTGCGAGAGGACAAgatttcag ACACTTATAAACGATCTGGACCGGAGTACGGGGCGATACAGAGATGAGGTCAACCTGAAAACCGCCATCATGTCCTTTATAAATGCTGTGCTGAGTCAAGGCGCCGGAGAG acaAGTTTGGAATTCCGTATCCACCTACGATATGAGTTTCTCATGTTGGGGATCCAACCTGTGATCGATAAGCTCCGCTCTCATGAAAACTCCACATTAGACAG GCATTTAGACTACTTTGAGATGCTGCGGAACGAGGATGAGCTGGCTTTGTCAAAACGTTTTGAGTCG gcaCATATAGACACCAAAAGTGCCACCCAAGTTTTTGATCTCATCCGCAAGAAGATGAACCACACAGATGCACACCCGCACTTTATGTCTGTCCTGCATCACTGTCTCCTCATGCCAC ACAAGAGAAGCGGTAACACGGTGCAGTACTGGCTGCTGTTGGATCGTATCGTCCAGCAGATGGTCTTGCAGAACGACAAAGGTCACGACCCCGACGTCACACCACTGGAGAACTTTAACGTGAAGAACGTTGTCCGGAT GCTGGTTAATGAAAATGAGGTCAAACAGTGGAAAGAGCAAGcggagaaaatgagaaaag AGCACCACGAGCTGCAGCAGAGGTTTGATAAGAAGGAGCGTGAATGTGACGCAAAGACTCAGGAGAAAGAGGACATGATGCAGACGCTCAACAAGATGAAAGAGAAGCTGGAAAAGGAGAGCACCGAGCACAAGAGTGTCAAACAGCAAGTGTCCGAACTCACTGCCCGACTGCATGAACTCAGCATC AGACAGGCAGCTGTTGTTCCTGGAGGTCCTCCCCTCGCCCCCGGCCCCCCCGGTggtcctctgcctcctccacccTTACCATCTTTTGGAGGTATGTGTCCACCCCCACCGCCGCCCCCTGGGGCCATGatgcctcctccacctcccccacctcccccaccCGGTGGACCCCCGCCTCCTCCTGGCCACCCGCCCATCGGAGGTATCCCTCCCCCGCCAGGAGCCCCCCTAGGACCTtccctgaagaagaagaacattccCCAGCCGTCCAATGCCCTCAAGTCCTTCAACTGGGCAAAGTTAGCTGAG AATAAACTGGAGGGCACTGTGTGGATGGAGGTGGACGATGCCAAGGTTTTCAAAATCCTGGATCTGGATGACATTGAAAAGACCTTCTCAGCCTATCAGAGACAGCAG GACTTCTTTATGATCAATAACAGCAAACAG AAAGAGGCAGAAGACGACACGCTGAGCTCTAAAAAAGTAAAGGAGCTGTCGGTCATTGACGGCCGTCGAGCTCAAAACTGCAACATCCTGCTCTCAAG GCTGAAGCTTTCCAacgaggagatgaagagagcCATTCTCACCATGGACGAGCAGGAGGACCTTCCCAAAGACATGCTGGAGCAG ctgctgaagttcGTCCCAGAGAAGAGCGACGTGGATCTTCTGGAGGAGCACAAACATGAGCTCGACCGAATGGCAAAAGCTGACCGCTTCTTCTATGAGATGAGCAG AATAAACCACTACCAGCAGAGGCTACAGTCCTTATACTTCAAAAAGAAGTTTGCAGAGAGGATAGCTGAGCTAAAACCCAAAGTTGAAG CTCTGAGCCGGGCGTCTAAAGAGATCTTACACAGCAGGAACCTGAAGCAGCTGCTGGAGGTGGTGCTCGCCTTTGGAAACTACATGAACAAAGGTCAGAGGGGGAACGCTTACGGCTTCAAGGTGTCTTCACTCAACAAGATCGCCGATACCAAATCCAGCATCGAcaa AAACATCACTCTCCTGCACTACCTGATCACAATCCTGGAGAAGAAATACCCCAAAGTCCTGATGTTCCAGGAGGACCTGCAGAGTCTCTCGGATGCCGCCAAAGTCAA CATGACTGAGCTGGAGAAAGATATCGGCAACCTGCGCAGCGGCTTGAAGAGTGTGGAGAGT GAGCTGGAATACCAGCAGAAGCGACCGCAGGAGCTCGGCGACAAGTTTGTGTCGGTGGTGAGTCAGTTCATCACTGTGGCCAGCTTCAGCTTCTCTGACGTGGAGGACTCTCTCATCGAGGCCAAGGAACTG TTCCTGAGGGCAGTAAAGCACTTCGGTGAGGATGCCGGTAAGATGCAGCCGGATGAGTTCTTTGGCATCTTTGACCAGTTCCTGCAGTCGTTCACTGAGGCTCAGCAGGAGAACGAGAACATGCGAAAAcgcaaagaggaggaggagcgcaGGGCCAAAATGGAAGCTCAG CTGaaagagcagagggagaaggagcGAAAGGCCCGGAAAGCGAAGGCAAACGGGGAAGACGACGGCGGCGAGTTTGACGACTTGGTGTCAGCGCTGCGTTCAGGCGAGGTCTTCGACAAGGACTTGTCTAAGATGAAACGCAACCGCAAGCGCATCAACAGCCAGAACACAGACGCGAGCAGAGAGCGACCGGTCACAAAGCTCAACTTCTGA
- the l3hypdh gene encoding LOW QUALITY PROTEIN: trans-L-3-hydroxyproline dehydratase (The sequence of the model RefSeq protein was modified relative to this genomic sequence to represent the inferred CDS: deleted 2 bases in 2 codons) has product MQLPPHEGDELSVVDMHTGGEPLRIIHSGYPEVKGDSVLSKRRYVREHLDHLRRMLMFEPRGHYDMYGALIVDSELPEADLGVLFMHNEGYSTMCGHAVIALGRFAVDYKLVKEPQSPETQVNIHCPCGLVKAFVEYSDGKTGGVRFLSVPAFAFATDVTVTVERFGDVMVDISYGGAFYTFVDAQRFGLDVTKSRTRDLVDAATAVTNAVKSQVKLHHPTSDDLAFLYGTILTDGKDNYSSDPTANICVFAEAQVDRSPTGSGVTARVALQYHKGLIQLNQSRTFQSGATGSQFTGKAVEETKCGDFKAVVVEVGGRAFYTGVSAFVQEPDDKLTQGFLLK; this is encoded by the exons ATGCAGCTGCCACCTCACGAGGGAGATGAGCTCTCAGTGGTTGACATGCACACGGGTGGAGAGCCTTTACGGATCATCCACAGTGGTTACccagaggtcaaaggtgacaGCGTGCTGTCCAAAAGGCGGTATGTCCGGgaacatctggatcatctcagGAGGATGCTGATGTTCGAGCCACGTGGACACTACGACATGTACGGGGCCCTGATCGTGGACAGCGAGCTGCCTGAGGCGGACCTGGGGGTGCTGTTCATGCACAACGAAGGCTACAGCACCATGTGTGGACACGCCGTCATCGCACTGGGCCGCTTCGCTGTGGACTACAAACTGGTGAAAGAACCGCAGTCACCAGAGACTCAAGTGAACATACACTGT CCCTGCGGTCTGGTGAAGGCGTTTGTCGAGTACTCTGATGGTAAAACGGGTGGAGTGAGGTTTCTCAGTGTGCCAGCGTTTGCATTTGCTACAG ATGTGACGGTGACTGTGGAAAGGTTTGGTGATGTGATGGTCGACATCAGTTACGGAGGAGCGTTCTACACCTTTGTAGACGCCCAGAGGTTCGGCCTTGATGTGACCAAGTCCAGGACTCGAGATCTGGTGGACGCAGCCACAGCGGTGACCAACGCTGTCAAGTCTCAG GTGAAGTTGCACCACCCAACCAGCGATGATCTGGCCTTCCTCTACGGCACCATCCTCACCGACGGCAAAGATAACTATTCCTCTGATCCCACCGCCAACATCTGTGTGTTCGCTGAAGCTCAg GTGGACCGGAGCCCCACTGGTTCTGGTGTTACGGCCCGAGTGGCTCttcagtatcacaaaggtctcaTCCAGCTGAACCAGAGCAGGACGTTTCAGAGCGGAGCCACTGGATCCCAGTTCACAGGGAAAGCTGTCGAG gAGACCAAGTGCGGAGACTTCAAGGCTGTGGTGGTGGAAGTTGGCGGCAGAGCTTTTTACACCGGTGTGTCA GCTTTCGTGCAGGAGCCAGATGACAAGCTGACTCAGGGTTTCCTGCTGAAGTGA
- the daam1b gene encoding disheveled-associated activator of morphogenesis 1b isoform X2, whose amino-acid sequence MAPRKRGGGGRSGLSFIFCCFNSSDHPEITYRLREDFALQAMEPPLPMPGYDELDGMFSELVDELDLSEKHREAMFALPAEKKWHIYCSKKKEQEENKSATSWPEYYIDQLNSMAARTTLLALEKEDEEERNKTIESLKTALRTQPMRFVTRFIDLDGLTCILNFLKSMDYETTESQIHTSLIGCIKALMNNSQGRAHVLSHSESINSIAQSLATENIKTKVAVLEIMGAVCLVPGGHKKILEAMLHYQRFACERTRFQTLINDLDRSTGRYRDEVNLKTAIMSFINAVLSQGAGETSLEFRIHLRYEFLMLGIQPVIDKLRSHENSTLDRHLDYFEMLRNEDELALSKRFESAHIDTKSATQVFDLIRKKMNHTDAHPHFMSVLHHCLLMPHKRSGNTVQYWLLLDRIVQQMVLQNDKGHDPDVTPLENFNVKNVVRMLVNENEVKQWKEQAEKMRKEHHELQQRFDKKERECDAKTQEKEDMMQTLNKMKEKLEKESTEHKSVKQQVSELTARLHELSIRQAAVVPGGPPLAPGPPGGPLPPPPLPSFGGMCPPPPPPPGAMMPPPPPPPPPPGGPPPPPGHPPIGGIPPPPGAPLGPSLKKKNIPQPSNALKSFNWAKLAENKLEGTVWMEVDDAKVFKILDLDDIEKTFSAYQRQQKEAEDDTLSSKKVKELSVIDGRRAQNCNILLSRLKLSNEEMKRAILTMDEQEDLPKDMLEQLLKFVPEKSDVDLLEEHKHELDRMAKADRFFYEMSRINHYQQRLQSLYFKKKFAERIAELKPKVEALSRASKEILHSRNLKQLLEVVLAFGNYMNKGQRGNAYGFKVSSLNKIADTKSSIDKNITLLHYLITILEKKYPKVLMFQEDLQSLSDAAKVNMTELEKDIGNLRSGLKSVESELEYQQKRPQELGDKFVSVVSQFITVASFSFSDVEDSLIEAKELFLRAVKHFGEDAGKMQPDEFFGIFDQFLQSFTEAQQENENMRKRKEEEERRAKMEAQLKEQREKERKARKAKANGEDDGGEFDDLVSALRSGEVFDKDLSKMKRNRKRINSQNTDASRERPVTKLNF is encoded by the exons ATGGCTCCTCGGAAACGTGGCGGCGGCGGCCGCAGTGgcctctccttcatcttctgctGTTTTAACAGCAGCGATCACCCGGAGATCACCTACAGGCTCAGGGAGGACTTTGCCCTGCAGGCCATGGAGCCACCACTGCCGATGCCCGGATATGATGAGCTGGATGGCATGTTCTCCGAGTTGGTG GACGAGCTCGACCTTTCAGAGAAACACAGGGAAGCCATGTTCGCTCTGCCTGCAGAGAAGAAATGGCACATCTACTGCAGCAAAAAGAAG gaacaagaagaaaacaaaagtgcaactagTTGGCCAGAGTACTACATCGATCAGCTCAATTCAATGGCAGCT AGAACGACGCTCCTCGCTCTGGAGAAAGAAGACGAGGAAGAGAGGAACAAAACCATCGAGAGCTTGAAGACGGCTCTGAGGACACAACCTATGAG GTTCGTGACCCGTTTTATCGACCTGGACGGCCTCACGTGTATCCTAAACTTCCTGAAGAGCATGGACTATGAGACCACAGAGTCGCAGATCCAcacgtctctgattggctgcatcAAAGCTCTGATGAACAACTCGCAGGGCCGCGCCCACGTCCTCTCTCACTCCGAGAGCATCAACAGCATCGCTCAGAGCCTGGCCACGGAGAACATCAAGACCAAGGTGGCGGTGCTGGAGATCATGGGCGCCGTGTGTTTGGTGCCCGGTGGACACAAAAAGATCCTGGAGGCCATGCTGCACTACCAACGCTTCGCCTGCGAGAGGACAAgatttcag ACACTTATAAACGATCTGGACCGGAGTACGGGGCGATACAGAGATGAGGTCAACCTGAAAACCGCCATCATGTCCTTTATAAATGCTGTGCTGAGTCAAGGCGCCGGAGAG acaAGTTTGGAATTCCGTATCCACCTACGATATGAGTTTCTCATGTTGGGGATCCAACCTGTGATCGATAAGCTCCGCTCTCATGAAAACTCCACATTAGACAG GCATTTAGACTACTTTGAGATGCTGCGGAACGAGGATGAGCTGGCTTTGTCAAAACGTTTTGAGTCG gcaCATATAGACACCAAAAGTGCCACCCAAGTTTTTGATCTCATCCGCAAGAAGATGAACCACACAGATGCACACCCGCACTTTATGTCTGTCCTGCATCACTGTCTCCTCATGCCAC ACAAGAGAAGCGGTAACACGGTGCAGTACTGGCTGCTGTTGGATCGTATCGTCCAGCAGATGGTCTTGCAGAACGACAAAGGTCACGACCCCGACGTCACACCACTGGAGAACTTTAACGTGAAGAACGTTGTCCGGAT GCTGGTTAATGAAAATGAGGTCAAACAGTGGAAAGAGCAAGcggagaaaatgagaaaag AGCACCACGAGCTGCAGCAGAGGTTTGATAAGAAGGAGCGTGAATGTGACGCAAAGACTCAGGAGAAAGAGGACATGATGCAGACGCTCAACAAGATGAAAGAGAAGCTGGAAAAGGAGAGCACCGAGCACAAGAGTGTCAAACAGCAAGTGTCCGAACTCACTGCCCGACTGCATGAACTCAGCATC AGACAGGCAGCTGTTGTTCCTGGAGGTCCTCCCCTCGCCCCCGGCCCCCCCGGTggtcctctgcctcctccacccTTACCATCTTTTGGAGGTATGTGTCCACCCCCACCGCCGCCCCCTGGGGCCATGatgcctcctccacctcccccacctcccccaccCGGTGGACCCCCGCCTCCTCCTGGCCACCCGCCCATCGGAGGTATCCCTCCCCCGCCAGGAGCCCCCCTAGGACCTtccctgaagaagaagaacattccCCAGCCGTCCAATGCCCTCAAGTCCTTCAACTGGGCAAAGTTAGCTGAG AATAAACTGGAGGGCACTGTGTGGATGGAGGTGGACGATGCCAAGGTTTTCAAAATCCTGGATCTGGATGACATTGAAAAGACCTTCTCAGCCTATCAGAGACAGCAG AAAGAGGCAGAAGACGACACGCTGAGCTCTAAAAAAGTAAAGGAGCTGTCGGTCATTGACGGCCGTCGAGCTCAAAACTGCAACATCCTGCTCTCAAG GCTGAAGCTTTCCAacgaggagatgaagagagcCATTCTCACCATGGACGAGCAGGAGGACCTTCCCAAAGACATGCTGGAGCAG ctgctgaagttcGTCCCAGAGAAGAGCGACGTGGATCTTCTGGAGGAGCACAAACATGAGCTCGACCGAATGGCAAAAGCTGACCGCTTCTTCTATGAGATGAGCAG AATAAACCACTACCAGCAGAGGCTACAGTCCTTATACTTCAAAAAGAAGTTTGCAGAGAGGATAGCTGAGCTAAAACCCAAAGTTGAAG CTCTGAGCCGGGCGTCTAAAGAGATCTTACACAGCAGGAACCTGAAGCAGCTGCTGGAGGTGGTGCTCGCCTTTGGAAACTACATGAACAAAGGTCAGAGGGGGAACGCTTACGGCTTCAAGGTGTCTTCACTCAACAAGATCGCCGATACCAAATCCAGCATCGAcaa AAACATCACTCTCCTGCACTACCTGATCACAATCCTGGAGAAGAAATACCCCAAAGTCCTGATGTTCCAGGAGGACCTGCAGAGTCTCTCGGATGCCGCCAAAGTCAA CATGACTGAGCTGGAGAAAGATATCGGCAACCTGCGCAGCGGCTTGAAGAGTGTGGAGAGT GAGCTGGAATACCAGCAGAAGCGACCGCAGGAGCTCGGCGACAAGTTTGTGTCGGTGGTGAGTCAGTTCATCACTGTGGCCAGCTTCAGCTTCTCTGACGTGGAGGACTCTCTCATCGAGGCCAAGGAACTG TTCCTGAGGGCAGTAAAGCACTTCGGTGAGGATGCCGGTAAGATGCAGCCGGATGAGTTCTTTGGCATCTTTGACCAGTTCCTGCAGTCGTTCACTGAGGCTCAGCAGGAGAACGAGAACATGCGAAAAcgcaaagaggaggaggagcgcaGGGCCAAAATGGAAGCTCAG CTGaaagagcagagggagaaggagcGAAAGGCCCGGAAAGCGAAGGCAAACGGGGAAGACGACGGCGGCGAGTTTGACGACTTGGTGTCAGCGCTGCGTTCAGGCGAGGTCTTCGACAAGGACTTGTCTAAGATGAAACGCAACCGCAAGCGCATCAACAGCCAGAACACAGACGCGAGCAGAGAGCGACCGGTCACAAAGCTCAACTTCTGA